From a single Nocardioides sp. dk884 genomic region:
- a CDS encoding NAD(P)H-binding protein, translating into MTRVLVTGVRGKTGAPLARLLVARGVEVRGGSSDPDTVTAPGVDPIAFSWDAPAGWPQALAGVDAVYVVRPDRPDAPELVGALVAAVAPTARVVLLSERDTEHLGPDAWAMRVERVVRGGPRAWTILRPSWFMQVLTDPRFYRGPILDGGELPFPSGGAGVAWIDARDIAAVAERALLEDGHKGKTYELTGPDAVSLPHTADLLSHAVGHTVTHRDSSIEEAVAGTTGFERDLSVVTFERVRDGRFAEVTDDVERVLGVPPRSLAAFLADAGTTLGAD; encoded by the coding sequence GTGACCCGCGTGCTGGTCACCGGCGTCCGGGGCAAGACCGGCGCCCCGCTAGCGCGCCTGCTGGTCGCTCGCGGCGTCGAGGTGCGGGGTGGCAGCAGCGACCCGGACACGGTGACCGCGCCGGGTGTCGATCCGATCGCGTTCTCCTGGGACGCTCCCGCGGGATGGCCGCAGGCACTGGCGGGCGTCGACGCGGTGTACGTCGTACGCCCCGATCGCCCCGACGCCCCCGAGCTGGTCGGCGCGCTGGTGGCCGCGGTTGCGCCCACGGCCCGCGTCGTCCTGCTGTCGGAGAGGGACACCGAGCACCTCGGGCCCGACGCGTGGGCCATGCGCGTCGAACGGGTCGTGCGCGGCGGGCCGCGGGCGTGGACGATCCTGCGACCGAGCTGGTTCATGCAGGTCCTCACCGACCCCCGCTTCTACCGCGGACCGATCCTCGACGGGGGAGAGCTGCCGTTCCCCAGCGGCGGGGCGGGGGTCGCCTGGATCGACGCCCGCGACATCGCCGCTGTGGCCGAGCGGGCCCTGCTGGAGGACGGGCACAAGGGGAAGACCTATGAGCTGACCGGCCCGGACGCCGTCTCGCTGCCGCACACGGCCGACCTGCTCTCGCATGCGGTCGGGCATACGGTCACGCACCGCGACAGCAGCATCGAGGAGGCGGTGGCGGGAACGACGGGCTTCGAGCGCGACCTCTCGGTGGTGACCTTCGAACGCGTCCGCGACGGACGGTTCGCCGAGGTGACCGACGACGTCGAGCGGGTGCTCGGGGTCCCTCCGCGGAGCCTGGCGGCGTTCCTCGCCGACGCCGGGACGACCCTCGGTGCCGACTGA
- a CDS encoding formate/nitrite transporter family protein, translated as MTEPPDHASDDRRTLGETEGPMEDALEESFTRQVLEGTQRLSRSWREVLVTGFVGGTEVAIGVLAFLAVLHETGSHLLAGIAFSVGFIALLLGRSELFTEGFLVPVVTVAAKRATVWQLGKLWSGTLVANLVGGWLIMWLAVLAFPSLHAVLVESGTHFATAPVNSETIALAVLAGATMTLLTRMQHGTDDMTAKIIAAVAVAFLLAGTQMFHSILDSLLIFGAIHTGDASFGYPEWGRFLLLAVLGNMAGGLGLVTVLRLVRSKDRLVDERRASEQADRRGRRQP; from the coding sequence ATGACCGAGCCACCCGACCACGCCAGTGACGACCGCCGCACTCTCGGTGAGACCGAGGGCCCGATGGAGGACGCGCTGGAGGAGTCCTTCACCCGCCAGGTGCTCGAAGGCACCCAGCGGCTGAGCCGTTCGTGGCGGGAGGTGCTCGTCACGGGTTTCGTCGGCGGCACGGAGGTGGCGATCGGGGTCCTCGCCTTCCTGGCGGTCCTGCACGAGACCGGGAGCCATCTGCTCGCCGGCATCGCGTTCTCCGTCGGATTCATCGCCCTGCTCCTGGGCCGTTCGGAGCTGTTCACCGAGGGCTTCTTGGTGCCCGTGGTCACCGTGGCGGCGAAGCGGGCCACCGTCTGGCAGCTCGGCAAGCTCTGGTCGGGGACGCTGGTCGCCAACCTGGTCGGCGGCTGGCTGATCATGTGGCTGGCCGTGCTGGCCTTTCCGTCGTTGCACGCGGTCCTCGTGGAATCGGGCACCCACTTCGCCACCGCACCGGTCAACAGCGAGACCATCGCTCTCGCGGTGCTCGCCGGAGCGACCATGACGCTGCTGACCCGGATGCAGCACGGCACCGACGACATGACGGCGAAGATCATCGCGGCCGTCGCCGTGGCGTTCCTCCTGGCGGGCACCCAGATGTTCCACTCGATCCTCGACTCGCTGCTGATCTTCGGCGCGATCCACACCGGTGACGCATCGTTCGGTTACCCGGAATGGGGCAGGTTCCTGCTCCTCGCCGTACTGGGCAACATGGCAGGCGGCCTGGGGCTCGTCACGGTGCTGCGGCTGGTGCGGAGCAAGGACCGTCTCGTCGACGAGCGCCGCGCCAGCGAACAGGCGGACCGACGGGGTCGGAGGCAGCCGTGA
- a CDS encoding type II toxin-antitoxin system RelE/ParE family toxin, with translation MRLQVLFEPEARDELRAARDWYEDAQPGLGEDLIVEVETTIERIVRWPELAPRLLVPERSRPVRRAPLRRFPFGLVYVVIEDTLWVLAVAHSRRRPYYWRDCLSP, from the coding sequence GTGAGGCTCCAGGTTCTCTTCGAGCCGGAGGCCAGGGACGAGCTGCGTGCGGCGCGAGACTGGTACGAAGACGCGCAACCGGGCCTCGGGGAAGATCTGATTGTCGAGGTCGAGACAACGATCGAGCGCATCGTGCGTTGGCCCGAGCTCGCGCCCCGCCTACTCGTTCCCGAGCGGTCGCGGCCGGTTCGGCGGGCTCCATTGCGGCGCTTCCCGTTCGGGCTGGTCTATGTCGTCATTGAGGACACGCTGTGGGTGCTCGCCGTTGCTCACAGTCGCCGCCGTCCCTACTACTGGCGCGACTGCCTGAGCCCCTGA
- a CDS encoding addiction module protein, with translation MTSPGDLFEAALTLPESERAELAHRLIVSLDEPSDDPAVVAEEWAGEVGRRLAGIEAGTTAGIPWAEVREQLRS, from the coding sequence ATGACTTCGCCGGGCGATCTCTTCGAAGCAGCGCTGACGTTGCCTGAGAGTGAGCGCGCCGAGCTGGCCCACCGCTTGATCGTGAGCCTTGACGAGCCGTCCGACGATCCGGCGGTGGTCGCCGAGGAGTGGGCCGGCGAAGTTGGGCGCCGCCTGGCCGGTATCGAAGCCGGCACCACGGCCGGCATCCCCTGGGCCGAGGTACGCGAGCAGCTCAGGTCGTGA
- a CDS encoding PspC domain-containing protein, giving the protein MSDIRASLARQGLLRPRQDRVVAGVCSGLGRRFGLSPWVTRLLFVLVLMVVPGSQFLIYPVLWILMPSE; this is encoded by the coding sequence ATGAGCGACATCCGTGCCAGCCTCGCCCGCCAGGGCCTCCTCCGCCCCCGCCAGGACCGGGTCGTCGCCGGCGTCTGCTCCGGGCTCGGACGCCGCTTCGGGCTGAGCCCGTGGGTCACCCGCCTGCTGTTCGTGCTGGTGCTGATGGTCGTCCCGGGCAGCCAGTTCCTGATCTACCCCGTGCTGTGGATCCTGATGCCGAGCGAGTGA
- a CDS encoding DUF6544 family protein: protein MRTRRTETGGNLAAWQARLLTPPPPAVFGAEELDGLPEPVRRHLSAAIAPGTPLARGATLTMRGSLRLGPRWLPFRAVEVLDPHVGFVWGARVGGLIAGSDQYVDGAGAMRWRLAGLLTVAQAEGPDVSRSAAGRGGAEGVWVPTALLPRYGVRWSAEDDTHVTVHHRLGDNPVDVRCTLGDDGLLRSFVLERWGDPDDTGSWGWHPFGGEITEHRTFGGLTIPARGTVGWHHGTDRWAEGEFFRFDVGSLRVPSPASPEGPAAPRHGHGCETVGGDISERRGRTGERRRATSPQRRAST from the coding sequence GTGCGGACCCGCAGGACTGAGACGGGCGGCAATCTCGCCGCGTGGCAGGCACGGCTCCTCACGCCCCCGCCGCCGGCGGTGTTCGGGGCCGAGGAGCTCGACGGCCTGCCCGAGCCGGTACGCCGCCACCTGAGCGCCGCGATCGCGCCCGGGACACCGCTCGCGCGCGGTGCCACGCTGACCATGCGCGGCAGCCTGCGGCTGGGCCCGCGGTGGCTGCCGTTCCGCGCCGTGGAGGTGCTCGACCCACACGTCGGCTTCGTGTGGGGCGCGCGGGTGGGCGGCCTGATCGCCGGCTCCGATCAGTACGTCGACGGCGCGGGGGCGATGCGCTGGCGGCTCGCGGGGCTGCTCACCGTGGCGCAGGCCGAGGGCCCCGACGTCTCCCGCAGCGCTGCGGGGCGCGGCGGTGCGGAGGGGGTGTGGGTCCCGACCGCACTGCTGCCGCGCTACGGCGTGCGGTGGTCGGCCGAGGACGACACCCACGTCACCGTCCACCACCGCCTCGGGGACAACCCGGTCGACGTCCGCTGCACCCTCGGCGACGACGGTCTGCTCCGCTCCTTCGTGCTCGAGCGCTGGGGCGACCCCGACGACACCGGCAGCTGGGGGTGGCACCCCTTCGGCGGCGAGATCACCGAGCACCGCACGTTCGGCGGTCTCACGATCCCGGCCCGCGGCACGGTCGGCTGGCACCACGGGACCGACCGCTGGGCCGAGGGTGAGTTCTTCCGCTTCGACGTCGGGTCCCTGCGGGTGCCGTCCCCGGCGTCCCCTGAGGGCCCGGCCGCGCCCCGTCACGGCCACGGGTGTGAAACGGTGGGAGGCGACATCAGCGAGCGGCGCGGACGAACCGGCGAGAGGCGCCGAGCGACAAGCCCGCAGAGAAGAGCCTCCACATGA
- a CDS encoding universal stress protein, with the protein MSQSPQILLPVDGIDDHGPGVAFATQEARRREAGIHVVHVVPPAFPGLPVTSDVGLDGEEMRLLGSAAVEHATEAVREALDGADLPVTGEVLHGRVVPTLVEASRDVALIVLVRRHPRPTPVLSAMSVVHGVAARGHCAVAVVPREWGADRASAPVVVGVEGAEESGEIVRAVLDRTREPDNVVELVHAWWYSDAFDNLAFAGEAGEEETRRQRERLESELGPLLADFPHIDTPLVIVHARPAEALIAASEDARALVVGRHHPRLPLGSHLGPVTRVVLRESACPVIIEADVNLPAPGRHVATG; encoded by the coding sequence ATGAGCCAGTCCCCCCAGATCCTCCTTCCGGTCGACGGCATCGACGACCACGGGCCCGGCGTCGCGTTCGCCACCCAGGAGGCGCGGCGCCGCGAGGCCGGCATCCACGTCGTACACGTCGTCCCCCCGGCCTTCCCCGGCCTGCCGGTCACCTCCGACGTCGGGCTGGACGGTGAGGAGATGCGCCTCCTCGGCAGCGCTGCGGTCGAGCACGCCACCGAGGCCGTCCGCGAGGCGCTCGACGGCGCCGATCTCCCGGTGACCGGCGAGGTGCTGCACGGCCGGGTGGTCCCCACGCTGGTCGAGGCCAGCCGCGACGTGGCGCTGATCGTGCTGGTGCGCCGGCACCCACGGCCGACGCCGGTCCTCAGCGCGATGTCGGTCGTCCACGGCGTGGCCGCCCGCGGGCACTGCGCGGTGGCAGTGGTCCCGCGGGAGTGGGGAGCCGACCGCGCGTCGGCTCCCGTCGTCGTCGGCGTCGAGGGTGCCGAGGAGTCCGGAGAGATCGTGCGCGCCGTGCTCGACCGGACGCGAGAGCCCGACAACGTGGTGGAGCTGGTGCACGCGTGGTGGTACTCCGACGCCTTCGACAACCTGGCCTTCGCGGGCGAGGCCGGCGAGGAGGAGACCCGGCGCCAGCGCGAGCGCCTCGAGAGCGAGCTCGGACCGCTCCTGGCTGACTTCCCCCACATCGACACCCCGCTCGTCATCGTCCACGCGCGGCCGGCCGAGGCGCTCATCGCGGCCTCCGAGGACGCCCGTGCGCTGGTCGTCGGGCGCCACCACCCGCGCCTTCCGCTCGGCTCCCACCTCGGCCCGGTGACCCGGGTCGTGCTGCGCGAGTCCGCGTGCCCGGTCATCATCGAGGCCGACGTCAACCTCCCCGCGCCGGGTCGCCACGTGGCGACCGGGTGA
- a CDS encoding response regulator transcription factor: MKPVKVVLSNDYELVLRGLAAMLAPHADLIEVIEASTGTDFEPEADVILFDTFGRLPGKDEKLRTVVTANPKAKIVVYSWDTYPPEVAHEHGAVGWIGKGVSGQELAERLVEVHQAEGGGGFTVNADTEGKGEESTMADWPGRAHGLSPREGEILGMICRGLTNEEIAARSFLSINTIKTYIRTAYRKIGATSRPQAILWGIDHGLRGEGSIEP, translated from the coding sequence ATGAAGCCTGTCAAGGTGGTGCTGTCGAACGACTACGAGCTGGTGCTGCGCGGGTTGGCCGCCATGCTCGCCCCGCACGCCGATCTGATCGAGGTGATCGAGGCGTCCACCGGCACCGACTTCGAGCCCGAGGCCGACGTCATCCTCTTCGACACCTTCGGACGCCTGCCCGGCAAGGACGAGAAGCTGCGCACGGTGGTCACGGCGAACCCCAAGGCGAAGATCGTCGTCTACAGCTGGGATACCTACCCGCCCGAGGTGGCGCACGAGCACGGCGCGGTCGGCTGGATCGGCAAGGGGGTGTCAGGACAGGAGCTGGCCGAGCGCCTGGTCGAGGTCCACCAGGCCGAGGGCGGCGGCGGGTTCACGGTGAACGCCGACACCGAGGGCAAGGGTGAGGAGTCGACGATGGCCGACTGGCCGGGACGGGCCCATGGGCTCAGCCCCCGCGAGGGGGAGATCCTCGGCATGATCTGCCGCGGCCTCACCAACGAGGAGATCGCCGCGCGGTCCTTCCTCAGCATCAACACGATCAAGACCTACATCCGCACGGCCTATCGCAAGATCGGCGCTACGAGCCGCCCGCAGGCGATCTTGTGGGGCATCGACCACGGGCTGCGGGGCGAGGGCTCGATCGAGCCGTAG
- a CDS encoding acyltransferase family protein, whose amino-acid sequence MTDTRKRLDIQGLRAVAVGLVVAGHVFGQPAGGFVGVDVFFVISGFLITGLLLREAERDGRISLTGFYRRRARRILPVALLALAVTVTASYVVLLEDRFTRTATDAGWAAGFLANWRFAAADADYFGSALPPSPLQHYWSLGVEEQFYVVWPLLVLAVVALLRRSGRRAPLPDLRATVAGLAGAVVVGSFAWGWVQAVQEPTLAYYSSFTRAWEVAAGALLAALAPRLAALSAPLRNVLGALGLAGIAASSLLLSGASTFPAPSGVLPVLATVLVLAAGIDAPQVGATRVLRAAPLVYLGALSFSIYLWHWPVLVLGDVLVTERNLVFQLAVLALTLALAAASYHLVERPVLDSDFLRPGHRIDWGTSRHVALGALAVSAVLLVVAVAVPRGMTPTAPADRASEPAPVQTTPGASPKRVAEDEVAGALVGGLTATEFPVLSPPLDDVVEQGINPEMEPGAECLNPSSLTDPDLCWHGTGPRRAMLVGDSVAISWMPALREALGTRWSVRGYALSNCPYVAATIEIDYDPEGAARCNESRATMHEQVRRERPDLLVLSTFEVGVLWLGESPLPRAQQAWQDAAVRAIREMAAAGTRVVILAPPPAGHAVEGCVSRFSVPQDCQGSPSDAWQAQSAAERAAARETGATYVDTLRWFCLDDQCPIFAGDTVVRWDIVHLTRQYAASLADVLRFALRPAIRPAKGTTPADG is encoded by the coding sequence ATGACGGACACGCGCAAGCGGCTCGACATCCAGGGCCTGCGGGCCGTCGCGGTGGGCCTGGTGGTCGCCGGGCACGTGTTCGGCCAGCCGGCCGGCGGGTTCGTCGGCGTCGACGTCTTCTTCGTCATCTCCGGCTTCCTCATCACCGGCCTGCTGCTGCGCGAGGCCGAGCGGGACGGACGGATCTCGCTCACCGGCTTCTACCGTCGTCGCGCCCGGCGGATCCTGCCCGTGGCGCTGCTCGCGCTGGCCGTCACCGTCACGGCGTCGTACGTCGTGCTGCTCGAGGACCGGTTCACCCGCACGGCCACGGACGCCGGCTGGGCTGCCGGGTTCCTCGCGAACTGGCGCTTCGCCGCCGCGGACGCCGACTACTTCGGCTCGGCGCTGCCACCCTCGCCGCTCCAGCACTACTGGTCGCTGGGGGTGGAGGAGCAGTTCTACGTCGTCTGGCCGCTGCTCGTGCTGGCGGTGGTCGCCCTCCTCCGGCGGAGCGGGCGGCGCGCACCCCTGCCCGACCTGCGTGCCACGGTCGCCGGCCTCGCCGGTGCCGTGGTCGTGGGGTCGTTCGCGTGGGGATGGGTGCAGGCGGTCCAGGAGCCGACCCTCGCCTACTACTCCTCGTTCACCCGGGCCTGGGAGGTCGCGGCGGGGGCGCTGCTCGCCGCGCTCGCCCCGCGGCTCGCCGCCCTCTCGGCGCCGCTGCGCAACGTGCTCGGCGCCCTCGGCCTGGCCGGCATCGCCGCCAGCTCCCTCCTGCTGAGCGGCGCGAGCACGTTCCCGGCCCCGTCGGGGGTGCTGCCGGTCCTCGCCACGGTGCTGGTCCTGGCCGCCGGGATCGACGCGCCCCAGGTCGGCGCCACCCGGGTGCTGCGCGCCGCGCCGCTGGTCTACCTGGGCGCCCTGTCGTTCTCGATCTACCTGTGGCACTGGCCGGTGCTGGTCCTCGGCGACGTCCTCGTCACCGAGCGGAACCTGGTCTTCCAGCTGGCGGTGCTGGCGCTGACGCTCGCCCTCGCGGCCGCGTCGTACCACCTCGTCGAGCGCCCGGTCCTCGACTCCGATTTCCTGCGCCCCGGTCACCGGATCGACTGGGGCACGAGCCGCCACGTCGCCCTCGGCGCCCTGGCGGTGAGCGCCGTGCTTCTCGTCGTGGCCGTCGCCGTCCCGCGCGGCATGACACCCACCGCGCCAGCAGACCGGGCGTCGGAGCCCGCGCCCGTGCAGACGACCCCGGGCGCGTCGCCGAAGCGGGTCGCCGAGGACGAGGTGGCCGGGGCGCTGGTGGGCGGCCTGACCGCGACGGAGTTCCCGGTGCTGTCGCCGCCGCTCGACGACGTGGTCGAGCAGGGCATCAACCCCGAGATGGAGCCGGGTGCGGAGTGCCTCAACCCGAGCAGCCTGACCGACCCGGACCTGTGCTGGCACGGCACGGGGCCGCGCCGGGCCATGCTCGTCGGGGACTCCGTGGCCATCTCCTGGATGCCGGCGCTCCGGGAGGCGCTGGGCACCCGGTGGTCGGTGCGCGGATACGCGCTGTCGAACTGCCCCTACGTCGCCGCCACCATCGAGATCGACTACGACCCCGAGGGCGCGGCGCGCTGCAACGAGTCCCGCGCGACGATGCACGAGCAGGTACGTCGCGAGCGCCCGGACCTGCTGGTGCTCTCGACCTTCGAGGTCGGCGTGCTCTGGCTGGGGGAGTCGCCGCTGCCGCGCGCCCAGCAGGCCTGGCAGGACGCGGCGGTCCGTGCGATCCGCGAGATGGCGGCCGCCGGCACCCGGGTGGTGATCCTGGCCCCGCCGCCGGCCGGGCACGCGGTCGAAGGGTGCGTGAGCCGCTTCTCGGTGCCCCAGGACTGCCAGGGCTCGCCCAGCGACGCGTGGCAGGCGCAGTCCGCCGCCGAGCGGGCTGCGGCCCGCGAGACCGGGGCGACGTACGTCGACACGCTGCGCTGGTTCTGCCTCGACGACCAGTGCCCGATCTTCGCCGGCGACACGGTGGTGCGCTGGGACATCGTCCACCTCACCCGCCAGTACGCCGCCTCGCTCGCGGACGTCCTGCGCTTCGCCCTGCGCCCGGCCATCCGGCCGGCGAAGGGGACGACGCCTGCCGACGGCTGA
- a CDS encoding universal stress protein, whose protein sequence is MSLLDTCAEAVVVGIDGSDTAEQALDWATTQAALEKRPLTIVHAASLATLTGDDVDPATLMAAMRAEGRALVQGSAARVAEREPDLEVRSELVLTDARVALLEAAEAAHLIVVGSRGRGPVSSLLLGSVGVALSQHARCPVVVRRPHPPESAGEGIVVGTDATPHSDPAVEWAFGQAALRRTALTVVRTFFEAGPEGEVAESEGGYDELWAQLREVADRFGPRFPDVEVHLRLRRGLADEALTQAAETVEMVVLGSHVRRSIFGLLDLDVPHGVLVHAPRYVAVVPDPEP, encoded by the coding sequence ATGTCGTTGCTCGACACGTGCGCCGAGGCGGTGGTGGTCGGCATCGACGGCTCGGACACCGCCGAGCAGGCGCTGGACTGGGCCACCACCCAGGCGGCGCTGGAGAAGCGTCCACTGACGATCGTGCACGCGGCGAGCCTGGCCACGCTGACCGGCGACGACGTCGACCCCGCGACGCTGATGGCCGCGATGCGGGCCGAGGGGCGCGCGCTGGTGCAGGGAAGTGCCGCCCGCGTCGCCGAGCGGGAACCGGACCTCGAGGTGCGTTCCGAGCTGGTGCTCACCGACGCGCGGGTGGCCCTGCTCGAGGCCGCGGAGGCCGCGCACCTGATCGTGGTCGGGTCCCGCGGCCGGGGCCCGGTCAGCAGCCTGTTGCTGGGCTCCGTCGGGGTGGCGCTGTCCCAGCACGCCCGCTGTCCCGTGGTCGTGCGGCGACCGCACCCGCCGGAGTCCGCCGGGGAGGGGATCGTGGTCGGCACCGACGCGACCCCGCACTCCGACCCGGCCGTGGAGTGGGCGTTCGGTCAGGCGGCGCTGCGGCGTACCGCGCTGACGGTCGTCCGCACGTTCTTCGAGGCCGGTCCGGAGGGCGAGGTCGCCGAGTCCGAGGGCGGGTACGACGAGCTGTGGGCGCAGCTGCGCGAGGTCGCCGACCGGTTCGGCCCGCGCTTCCCCGACGTCGAGGTGCACCTGCGGCTGCGCCGCGGGCTCGCCGACGAGGCGCTCACCCAGGCGGCCGAGACGGTGGAGATGGTGGTGCTCGGCAGCCACGTGCGGCGCTCGATCTTCGGGCTGCTCGACCTCGACGTCCCCCACGGCGTACTCGTGCATGCGCCGCGGTACGTCGCGGTGGTGCCCGACCCCGAGCCGTGA
- a CDS encoding PadR family transcriptional regulator, with protein sequence MPASRPSESEEWVADRVESWVETYKKSMLTPVVLALVARHQPASIAQVATGITAATGWQVTERGLYRTLKRLADSGLLASDDVDAPRTGAKRKHLSLTPLGAAFLAGISDHLVELPDVDR encoded by the coding sequence ATGCCCGCATCTCGCCCGAGCGAGAGCGAGGAGTGGGTCGCCGACCGGGTCGAGTCGTGGGTGGAGACCTACAAGAAGTCGATGCTCACGCCGGTCGTCCTCGCGCTCGTGGCGCGCCACCAGCCGGCGAGCATCGCCCAGGTGGCCACCGGCATCACGGCGGCGACCGGCTGGCAGGTCACCGAGCGGGGGCTGTACCGCACCCTGAAGAGGCTGGCGGACTCCGGGCTCCTCGCGAGCGACGACGTGGACGCCCCGCGCACGGGCGCGAAGCGCAAGCACCTCTCGCTCACCCCTCTCGGCGCCGCCTTCCTCGCCGGCATCTCGGACCACCTGGTCGAGCTGCCCGACGTGGATCGTTGA
- a CDS encoding hemerythrin domain-containing protein, translated as MSTDAIVMLKDDHKLILKAFRDFEAAGEDAHKTKGKVVDRIIELLTVHTYIENEVMYPRVRELVPELEDDVLESYEEHHVADVLVMELAGMQPTDERFSAKTTVLIENVRHHIEEEEQEWFPEVREALGRKVLQEIGAEMAEARERAPRRPSQPSALKKAVDAVIA; from the coding sequence GTGTCCACTGACGCCATCGTGATGCTCAAGGACGACCACAAGCTGATCCTGAAGGCCTTCCGCGACTTCGAGGCCGCCGGCGAGGACGCCCACAAGACCAAGGGCAAGGTGGTGGACCGGATCATCGAGCTGCTCACCGTGCACACCTACATCGAGAACGAGGTGATGTACCCCCGGGTCCGCGAGCTCGTCCCGGAGCTCGAGGACGACGTGCTGGAGTCCTACGAGGAGCACCACGTGGCCGACGTGCTGGTGATGGAGCTCGCGGGCATGCAGCCGACCGACGAGCGGTTCAGCGCCAAGACCACCGTCCTCATCGAGAACGTGCGCCACCACATCGAGGAGGAGGAGCAGGAGTGGTTCCCCGAGGTGCGTGAGGCGCTCGGGCGCAAGGTCCTGCAGGAGATCGGCGCCGAGATGGCCGAGGCCCGGGAGCGCGCGCCGCGACGCCCGTCCCAGCCGAGCGCGCTGAAGAAGGCGGTCGACGCCGTCATCGCCTGA
- a CDS encoding DUF4389 domain-containing protein: MTSYRYPVHVTGELDEPLSRWLWLVKWLLAIPHLVVLFFLYLAFLVLSIVAFFAILITARYPRGIFTFNVGVMRWSWRVSFYTYSALGTDRYPPFTLRDVPDYPAHLEIDYPERLSRGLVLVKWWLLAIPHYIVVGLIVTGTSYVTSTATGEVTASTPGLSSVLVFFAGVILLFTGRYPQPLFDLVVGLNRWSLRVAGYAALMTDVYPPFRLDQGGREDEPAPPAGPGADGWADPGGTTSFPPHT; encoded by the coding sequence ATGACCAGCTACCGCTACCCGGTGCACGTGACGGGCGAGCTCGACGAGCCGCTGAGCCGCTGGCTGTGGCTGGTGAAGTGGCTGCTGGCCATCCCGCATCTGGTCGTGCTGTTCTTCTTGTACCTCGCCTTCCTGGTGCTGAGCATCGTCGCGTTCTTCGCGATCCTGATCACCGCGCGCTACCCGCGCGGCATCTTCACCTTCAACGTCGGGGTGATGCGCTGGAGCTGGCGGGTCAGCTTCTACACCTACTCGGCGCTGGGCACCGACCGCTACCCGCCGTTCACGCTGCGCGACGTGCCGGACTACCCCGCCCACCTCGAGATCGACTACCCCGAGCGCCTCTCGCGCGGACTGGTGCTCGTGAAGTGGTGGCTGCTGGCGATCCCGCACTACATCGTGGTCGGGCTGATCGTCACCGGGACGTCGTACGTCACGAGCACCGCCACCGGTGAGGTGACCGCCTCGACGCCCGGGCTGTCGAGCGTCCTGGTCTTCTTCGCCGGGGTCATCTTGTTGTTCACCGGCCGCTACCCCCAGCCGCTGTTCGACCTCGTCGTCGGCCTGAACCGATGGTCCCTGCGGGTCGCGGGGTACGCCGCGCTGATGACCGACGTCTACCCGCCGTTCCGCCTGGACCAGGGTGGCCGGGAGGACGAGCCCGCGCCGCCCGCCGGGCCCGGCGCCGACGGCTGGGCCGACCCGGGCGGGACGACGTCGTTCCCGCCGCACACCTGA
- a CDS encoding flavodoxin domain-containing protein: MPRVLLTYASPHGATRSIAERIASRLRERGLRVDCVPIERFPAIASYDAVVMGSALHDRAWTPEAAGFVNLHAADLAARPVWLFSVGMADALPRPARRLAVKEGPLSVAPFLDTVRPRDTRLFSGVVRKEQFPRMSRLVMRLTGARYGDFRDWRAIDAWAATIADELLARG; encoded by the coding sequence ATGCCGCGCGTCCTCCTCACCTACGCGAGCCCGCACGGCGCCACCCGCAGCATCGCCGAGCGGATCGCCTCGCGCCTGCGCGAGCGCGGGCTGCGCGTCGACTGCGTACCGATCGAGCGGTTCCCCGCGATCGCGTCGTACGACGCTGTGGTCATGGGCAGCGCGCTTCACGACCGGGCCTGGACCCCCGAGGCGGCGGGCTTCGTGAACCTCCACGCCGCCGACCTCGCCGCCCGTCCGGTGTGGCTGTTCAGCGTCGGGATGGCCGATGCGCTGCCCCGGCCGGCGCGGCGCCTGGCGGTCAAGGAGGGCCCGCTCTCGGTGGCGCCCTTCCTCGACACGGTGCGACCGCGCGACACCCGACTGTTCTCCGGGGTGGTGCGCAAGGAGCAGTTCCCCCGGATGAGCCGGCTGGTGATGCGTCTGACCGGCGCGCGGTACGGCGACTTCCGCGACTGGCGGGCCATCGACGCGTGGGCGGCGACGATCGCCGACGAGCTGCTCGCGCGGGGCTGA